A genome region from Mycobacterium florentinum includes the following:
- a CDS encoding carbohydrate ABC transporter permease produces MSRVPQLRNRPPEQRLAFLLVAPAATLMLAVTAYPIGYAIWLSLQHNNLATPDDTRFIGLANYQTILSDRYWWTALAVTLTVTVVSVSLEFVLGLALALVMHHTLIGRGVVRTAVLVPYGIVTVVAAYSWYYAWTPGTGYLANLLPHGSAPLTAQIPSLGIVVLAEVWKTTPFMSLLLLAGLALVPEDLLKAGQVDGAGAWRRLTRIMLPIIKPAVVVALLFRTLDAFRIFDNIYVLTEGNNNTGSVSILGYDNLFEGFDVGLGSAISVLIFVCVGIIALIFIKVFGAAAPGGDVDGR; encoded by the coding sequence GTGAGTCGCGTGCCCCAACTCCGGAATCGCCCGCCCGAGCAACGACTGGCCTTCCTCCTCGTGGCGCCCGCGGCGACCCTGATGCTGGCGGTGACGGCCTATCCGATCGGTTACGCGATCTGGCTGAGCCTGCAGCACAACAATCTGGCCACCCCCGACGACACCAGGTTCATCGGTCTGGCCAATTACCAAACGATCCTCAGCGACCGGTATTGGTGGACGGCGCTGGCGGTGACGCTGACCGTCACGGTGGTCTCGGTGTCGCTCGAGTTCGTGCTCGGCCTGGCGCTCGCCCTGGTGATGCATCACACCCTGATCGGCAGGGGCGTGGTTCGCACCGCGGTGCTGGTGCCGTACGGCATCGTGACCGTGGTCGCCGCCTACAGCTGGTACTACGCTTGGACGCCGGGCACCGGCTATCTGGCCAACCTGCTACCGCACGGCAGCGCGCCGCTCACCGCGCAGATCCCGTCGCTGGGCATCGTCGTCCTCGCCGAGGTCTGGAAGACGACGCCGTTCATGTCGCTGCTGTTGCTGGCCGGGTTGGCGCTGGTGCCAGAGGATTTGCTGAAAGCCGGGCAGGTCGACGGCGCCGGCGCCTGGCGGCGGCTGACCCGAATCATGCTGCCGATCATCAAGCCGGCGGTCGTGGTCGCGCTGCTGTTCCGGACCCTGGACGCCTTTCGCATCTTCGACAACATCTACGTGCTGACCGAGGGCAACAACAACACCGGCTCGGTGTCGATCCTGGGCTACGACAACCTGTTTGAAGGCTTCGACGTCGGCCTCGGTTCGGCGATCAGCGTGCTGATCTTCGTCTGTGTGGGCATCATCGCGCTGATCTTCATCAAGGTGTTCGGCGCCGCGGCCCCGGGCGGTGACGTCGATGGGCGCTGA
- a CDS encoding DUF4190 domain-containing protein, with translation MTAPGGASGEDAADPHAAGGQRPEQPGWATPWDSPGAPPPADYPPPPYPPPGYVLDYPPGTPPFGYQQPPGGPSYPPGPAQFGGPPPNYGPPPYPGGYYPAPDYPGDYWSAEAVRSGTNGMAIAALISSFTGLFCCVGGIVAIVLGTIAIDQIKRTRQDGYGMAVAGIVIGIATLVVALIVMIFAVHSH, from the coding sequence ATGACAGCTCCCGGCGGCGCCAGTGGCGAAGACGCCGCGGATCCGCATGCCGCCGGCGGGCAGCGCCCTGAGCAGCCAGGATGGGCAACGCCGTGGGATTCCCCGGGAGCACCGCCGCCGGCCGACTATCCGCCGCCGCCGTACCCGCCGCCCGGATACGTGCTCGACTACCCGCCGGGCACCCCGCCGTTCGGCTACCAGCAGCCGCCCGGTGGCCCGTCCTACCCGCCGGGGCCGGCGCAATTCGGCGGCCCCCCACCGAACTACGGTCCCCCGCCGTATCCCGGCGGCTATTACCCGGCACCGGATTATCCGGGCGATTACTGGTCGGCTGAGGCCGTCCGGTCCGGCACGAACGGGATGGCGATCGCCGCGCTGATCTCGTCGTTCACCGGGTTGTTCTGCTGCGTCGGCGGAATCGTGGCCATCGTGCTGGGCACCATCGCGATCGACCAGATCAAGCGGACCCGCCAGGACGGATACGGCATGGCCGTCGCGGGCATTGTGATCGGCATCGCAACCTTGGTGGTGGCTCTGATCGTGATGATTTTTGCGGTGCATTCCCATTAG
- a CDS encoding extracellular solute-binding protein — protein sequence MVPSRHGPVRRVGAIVLAMLSIALSGCGSGHGGVVITFYTPAADGATFDEVARRCSQDADGRYTVAHISLPRAPGAQRLQYARRLAGHDRTLDVMSLDVVWTAEFAEAGWALPLSDDPAGRAEADVSVDTLPGPLATAVWKHQLYAAPITTNTQLLWYRPDLVHQPPHDWNGMVAEATRLHAAGRPSWIAVQAHEDEGLVVWFNTLLVSAGGQVLSEDGRHVTLTDTPAHRAATVSALRILKAVATAPGADPSITRTDSSTARLAVEQGNAALEVNWPYVLASMLENAVKGGVNFLPLNQNPALAGSINQFGSFAPSDEQFEIAYQASQKVFGFAPYPGVVPNRPAKVTIGGLNLAVASTTRHRAEAFEAIRCLRSLANQKYISIGGGLPAVRTSVYSDPQFQTKYPMYTIIRQQLTDAAVRPATPAYQAMSIRLAAALSPITEIDPEQTAEELAAQVRKAIDGKGLLP from the coding sequence TTGGTGCCGAGTCGCCACGGGCCGGTGCGCCGAGTAGGCGCAATCGTGCTGGCGATGCTGAGCATCGCGCTGTCCGGCTGCGGGTCCGGCCACGGCGGGGTGGTGATCACCTTCTACACCCCGGCCGCCGACGGCGCGACGTTCGACGAAGTGGCCCGGCGCTGCAGCCAGGATGCCGATGGCCGGTACACGGTCGCGCACATCAGCCTCCCCAGAGCCCCCGGCGCGCAGCGGTTGCAATACGCCCGCCGGCTTGCGGGCCATGACCGCACGCTGGACGTGATGTCGCTGGACGTCGTCTGGACCGCGGAGTTCGCCGAAGCGGGCTGGGCGCTGCCGCTGTCCGACGACCCGGCCGGCCGGGCCGAGGCCGACGTGAGCGTCGACACCCTGCCGGGCCCACTCGCGACCGCGGTCTGGAAACACCAGCTCTACGCCGCGCCCATCACGACCAACACCCAATTACTGTGGTATCGGCCGGATTTGGTGCATCAACCGCCACACGACTGGAACGGCATGGTCGCCGAGGCCACCCGGTTGCACGCCGCGGGCCGGCCCAGCTGGATCGCCGTGCAGGCCCACGAGGATGAGGGTCTGGTGGTGTGGTTCAACACGCTGCTGGTCAGCGCGGGCGGCCAGGTGCTCTCCGAAGACGGTCGCCACGTCACGCTGACCGATACGCCCGCGCACCGGGCCGCCACCGTCAGCGCGCTGCGAATCCTCAAGGCGGTGGCCACCGCCCCGGGAGCCGACCCGTCGATCACCCGGACCGACTCCAGCACGGCGCGACTGGCCGTCGAACAGGGCAACGCCGCGCTGGAAGTCAACTGGCCCTACGTATTGGCGTCGATGCTGGAGAACGCGGTCAAGGGTGGCGTGAACTTCCTTCCGCTCAACCAGAATCCGGCGCTGGCCGGCAGCATCAACCAGTTCGGCAGTTTCGCGCCCAGCGACGAACAGTTCGAAATCGCCTATCAAGCCAGCCAAAAGGTGTTCGGCTTCGCGCCCTACCCCGGTGTGGTGCCGAACCGGCCGGCCAAGGTGACGATCGGCGGGCTGAACCTGGCGGTGGCCAGCACGACTCGGCACCGGGCCGAAGCCTTCGAAGCCATCAGGTGCCTGCGCAGCTTGGCGAACCAGAAGTACATCTCGATCGGGGGCGGTCTGCCGGCGGTGCGGACGTCGGTCTACTCCGACCCGCAATTCCAGACCAAGTATCCGATGTACACGATCATTCGCCAGCAGTTGACCGATGCCGCGGTGCGCCCCGCAACGCCGGCCTACCAGGCGATGTCCATCCGGCTGGCGGCGGCACTGAGCCCCATTACCGAGATCGATCCGGAGCAAACGGCCGAGGAGCTCGCCGCGCAGGTGCGCAAGGCCATCGACGGGAAGGGGCTGCTGCCGTGA
- a CDS encoding magnesium transporter MgtE N-terminal domain-containing protein has translation MASVNRVYVARLARMLVLGPMGENFGRIRDVVISISIVRQQPRVLGLVVDLATRRSIFIPILRVAAIEPNAVTLNTGSVSLRHFEQRPGEVLAIGQILDTPVTVNDPELPELVGRDVVITDLGIEQSRTRDWLVTRIAVRSQRRLGRRGPAHVVDWQSVHGLTPSALAMPGQAVAQLLNQFEGRRAVDVADAIRGLPVKRRTEVFTALSDERLADILQELPESEQADALSHLGTERAADVLEEMDPDDAADLLGELNPTDAELLLARMDPDESAPVRRLLKHSPDTAGGLMTSDPVVLTADTTVAEALALVRDPDLTPALSSMVFVTRPPTATPTGKYLGCVSLQKLLREPPSDLVGGIVDSDLLTLAPETTLASVTRYFAAYNLVCGPVVDDQRHLLGAVTVDDLLDHLLPHDWRAHAQELTAAVRGAEAIEGAP, from the coding sequence ATGGCATCGGTCAACAGGGTGTACGTGGCGCGGCTGGCGCGGATGTTGGTGTTGGGGCCGATGGGCGAAAACTTCGGGCGCATCCGCGATGTCGTGATCAGCATCAGCATCGTGCGCCAGCAACCGCGGGTGCTGGGCCTGGTCGTCGATTTGGCCACCCGCCGCAGCATCTTCATCCCGATTCTGCGGGTCGCCGCGATCGAGCCCAACGCCGTGACCCTGAACACCGGAAGCGTGTCACTGCGCCACTTCGAACAGCGTCCGGGCGAGGTGCTGGCGATCGGTCAGATCCTCGACACCCCCGTCACGGTCAACGACCCCGAACTCCCGGAGCTGGTCGGGCGCGACGTCGTGATCACCGATCTCGGCATCGAGCAATCCCGGACCCGCGACTGGCTGGTGACCAGGATCGCGGTGCGAAGCCAGCGTCGGCTCGGCCGCCGCGGCCCGGCGCACGTGGTCGACTGGCAAAGCGTGCACGGGCTGACGCCGTCGGCGTTGGCGATGCCCGGGCAGGCGGTCGCGCAACTGCTCAACCAATTCGAGGGTCGCCGCGCGGTCGACGTCGCCGACGCCATTCGCGGGCTGCCGGTCAAGCGGCGCACCGAGGTGTTCACCGCCCTGAGCGACGAGCGATTGGCCGACATCCTGCAGGAGTTGCCCGAGTCGGAGCAGGCCGATGCGCTGTCGCACCTGGGCACCGAGCGCGCGGCCGACGTGCTCGAGGAGATGGACCCCGACGATGCCGCCGACCTGCTCGGCGAGCTGAATCCGACCGATGCCGAGCTGCTGCTGGCCCGGATGGACCCCGACGAATCCGCCCCGGTGCGAAGGCTTTTGAAACACTCTCCGGACACCGCGGGCGGGTTGATGACCTCCGACCCGGTGGTGCTGACCGCCGACACCACGGTGGCCGAGGCGCTGGCCCTGGTCCGCGATCCCGACCTCACCCCCGCGCTGTCGTCGATGGTGTTCGTGACGCGTCCACCGACGGCTACGCCCACCGGGAAGTACCTGGGCTGCGTCTCGCTGCAGAAGCTCCTGCGCGAACCGCCGAGCGACTTGGTCGGCGGAATCGTCGACAGTGACCTGCTCACCCTGGCCCCGGAGACCACCCTCGCGTCCGTGACGCGCTACTTCGCCGCCTACAACCTGGTGTGCGGACCCGTCGTCGACGATCAACGCCACCTGCTCGGGGCTGTCACCGTGGACGACCTGCTCGATCACTTGCTGCCACACGACTGGCGCGCGCACGCCCAAGAGCTCACCGCCGCGGTCCGAGGTGCCGAAGCAATCGAGGGGGCCCCGTGA
- a CDS encoding ABC transporter ATP-binding protein, translated as MAEIVLEHVNKNYPNGHTAVRDLNLTIADGEFLILVGPSGCGKTTTLNMIAGLEDISSGELRIGGERVNEKEPKDRDIAMVFQSYALYPHMTVRQNIAFPLTLAKMKKADIAQKVEETAKILDLSELLDRKPSQLSGGQRQRVAMGRAIVRHPKAFLMDEPLSNLDAKLRVQMRGEIARLQRRLGTTTVYVTHDQTEAMTLGDRVVVMHGGVAQQIGTPGELYERPANLFVAGFIGSPPMNFFPGTLTSAGLTLPFGDVMLTPEVQDVVAGHPKPENVIVGVRPEHLLDAALIDGYQRITATTFEVKVDLVESLGADKYVYFTTTGCDLHSAQLDELAAESEVVENQFVARVPAESKALIGQSVELAFDTAKLAVFDADSGANLTLPAGQ; from the coding sequence ATGGCCGAGATTGTGCTGGAGCACGTCAACAAGAATTACCCCAACGGGCACACGGCGGTGCGGGACCTGAACCTCACCATCGCCGACGGCGAATTCCTGATCCTGGTCGGCCCGTCCGGGTGCGGCAAAACCACCACGCTGAATATGATTGCCGGCCTTGAGGATATCTCGTCGGGCGAGCTGCGGATCGGCGGCGAACGAGTCAACGAGAAGGAGCCCAAGGACCGCGACATCGCGATGGTGTTCCAGTCCTATGCGCTGTACCCGCACATGACCGTTCGGCAGAACATCGCCTTCCCGCTGACCCTGGCGAAGATGAAGAAGGCCGACATCGCGCAGAAAGTCGAGGAGACGGCGAAAATCCTTGACCTGAGCGAACTTCTGGACCGCAAGCCCTCCCAGTTGTCAGGTGGGCAACGGCAGCGGGTCGCGATGGGCCGGGCCATCGTGCGTCACCCGAAGGCGTTTCTGATGGACGAGCCGCTGTCCAATCTGGACGCCAAACTTCGGGTGCAGATGCGCGGCGAGATCGCCCGGCTACAGCGCCGGCTGGGCACCACCACCGTCTACGTCACCCACGACCAGACCGAGGCGATGACGCTGGGTGATCGGGTCGTGGTGATGCACGGCGGTGTCGCCCAGCAGATCGGCACGCCCGGGGAGCTCTACGAGCGTCCGGCGAATCTGTTCGTCGCGGGGTTCATCGGCTCGCCGCCGATGAACTTCTTCCCCGGCACCCTGACGTCGGCCGGACTCACGCTGCCCTTCGGTGATGTGATGCTGACCCCGGAAGTCCAGGATGTGGTTGCCGGGCACCCGAAACCGGAAAACGTCATCGTCGGGGTGCGCCCCGAGCACCTGCTGGACGCGGCGCTGATCGACGGCTACCAGCGCATCACGGCGACGACCTTCGAGGTGAAGGTCGACCTGGTCGAATCGCTCGGGGCCGACAAGTACGTGTACTTCACCACCACCGGATGCGACCTGCATTCGGCGCAACTCGACGAGCTGGCCGCCGAGTCGGAGGTAGTCGAAAACCAGTTTGTGGCACGGGTTCCCGCCGAGTCGAAGGCGCTGATCGGCCAGTCGGTCGAATTGGCCTTCGACACCGCTAAACTCGCCGTGTTCGACGCCGATTCCGGAGCGAACCTGACCCTGCCTGCGGGACAGTGA
- a CDS encoding general stress protein, with protein sequence MTSPFQPGQVPGATPTGGAAGRRGVPQLPTPPKGWPVGSYPTYAEAQRAVDYLSEQQFPVQQVTIVGVDLMQVERVTGRLTWPKVLGGGVLSGAWLGLFIGLVLGFFSPSPWGALVTGLVAGVFFGLITSAVPYAMARGTRDFSSTMQLVAGRYDVLCDPQNAERARDLLARLAI encoded by the coding sequence ATGACTAGTCCTTTCCAGCCCGGCCAAGTGCCCGGCGCAACGCCGACCGGCGGGGCCGCGGGACGGCGCGGTGTGCCGCAGTTGCCGACTCCGCCCAAGGGCTGGCCGGTGGGCTCCTATCCCACCTACGCCGAGGCGCAGCGCGCCGTCGACTACCTGTCCGAACAGCAGTTCCCGGTGCAGCAGGTGACCATCGTCGGCGTCGATCTGATGCAGGTGGAACGGGTCACCGGCCGGCTGACATGGCCCAAGGTGCTCGGCGGCGGTGTGCTCAGTGGGGCCTGGCTCGGGCTGTTCATCGGGTTGGTGCTCGGCTTCTTCAGTCCCAGCCCGTGGGGCGCGCTGGTGACCGGTTTGGTCGCCGGGGTGTTCTTCGGTTTGATCACGTCCGCTGTTCCCTATGCAATGGCCCGTGGCACAAGGGATTTCAGTTCGACAATGCAGTTGGTCGCCGGCCGTTACGATGTCCTCTGCGATCCGCAGAACGCCGAGAGGGCTCGGGATTTGCTTGCGCGCCTGGCGATCTGA
- a CDS encoding DUF1003 domain-containing protein: MSKSPAMRRLYTPRTSRGLSLRVDPETVGQSTEAIARFFGTGRYLLIQTVIVIVWIAINLAAASLRFDPYPFILLNLAFSTQAAYAAPLILLAQNRQENRDRVALEEDRRRAAQTKADTEYLTRELAALRLAIGEVVTREYLRDELEELRTLLTGPDKHIPMEEPPSRR; this comes from the coding sequence GTGAGCAAATCGCCGGCGATGCGACGGCTGTACACCCCGCGGACCTCGCGCGGGCTCTCGCTGCGAGTGGACCCCGAGACAGTCGGGCAGAGCACCGAAGCCATCGCGCGCTTTTTCGGCACCGGCCGCTACCTGCTGATCCAGACCGTCATCGTGATCGTGTGGATCGCGATCAACCTGGCCGCCGCGAGTCTGCGCTTCGACCCGTACCCGTTCATCCTGCTGAATCTGGCCTTCTCCACTCAGGCCGCCTATGCCGCGCCGCTGATCCTGCTGGCCCAGAACCGCCAAGAGAACCGGGACCGGGTCGCACTCGAAGAGGATCGTCGTCGCGCCGCCCAGACCAAGGCCGACACCGAGTACCTGACCCGTGAGCTGGCCGCGCTGCGGCTGGCGATCGGCGAGGTCGTCACGCGCGAATATCTGCGCGACGAGCTGGAAGAACTGCGTACCCTGCTGACCGGCCCGGACAAGCACATCCCGATGGAGGAGCCGCCGTCGCGCCGGTGA
- a CDS encoding carbohydrate ABC transporter permease codes for MGADARRTAMWAVVNTAVVVYALLPVLWILSLSLKPTSTVRDGKLIPSSVTLENYRGIFRGDVFTSALINSIGIALTATAIAVALGAMAAYAIARLSFPGKRVLIGSTLLITMFPAISLVTPLFEIERWAGLFDTWPGLILPYITFALPLAIYTLSAFFREIPWDLEKAAKIDGATPAQAFRKVIVPLAAPGLVTAAILVFIFAWNDLLLALSLTATKAAITAPVAIANFGGSSQFEEPTGSIAAGAMVITVPIIVFVLIFQRRIVAGLTSGAVKG; via the coding sequence ATGGGCGCTGACGCGCGGCGCACCGCGATGTGGGCGGTCGTCAACACCGCGGTCGTGGTGTATGCGCTGCTACCGGTGCTCTGGATTCTCAGTCTGTCCCTCAAGCCGACGTCAACAGTCCGGGACGGCAAGCTGATTCCGTCGTCGGTGACGCTGGAAAACTATCGCGGGATCTTCCGCGGCGACGTCTTCACCTCGGCGCTGATCAACTCGATCGGAATCGCGTTGACCGCCACCGCGATCGCGGTGGCCCTCGGCGCGATGGCGGCCTACGCGATTGCCCGGCTGAGCTTTCCCGGCAAGCGGGTGCTGATCGGCTCCACGCTGCTGATCACCATGTTCCCGGCGATCTCCTTGGTCACGCCGCTGTTCGAAATCGAACGCTGGGCCGGGCTTTTCGACACCTGGCCCGGACTGATCCTGCCCTACATCACCTTTGCGTTGCCGCTTGCCATCTACACGTTGTCGGCATTCTTCCGGGAGATCCCCTGGGATCTGGAGAAGGCAGCCAAGATCGACGGGGCCACGCCGGCGCAGGCCTTCCGCAAGGTCATCGTCCCGCTGGCGGCGCCCGGGCTGGTCACCGCGGCGATCCTGGTGTTCATCTTCGCCTGGAACGACCTGCTGCTGGCGCTGTCGCTGACCGCCACCAAGGCGGCGATCACCGCGCCGGTGGCGATCGCGAACTTCGGGGGCAGCTCGCAGTTCGAGGAACCAACCGGATCAATCGCGGCCGGTGCCATGGTGATTACGGTGCCGATCATCGTGTTTGTTCTAATCTTCCAACGACGGATTGTCGCCGGGTTGACCTCAGGCGCCGTGAAGGGATAG
- the corA gene encoding magnesium/cobalt transporter CorA: MFEGFDALPEALRTIAHEPTPEPPPPPPPHEALVDCAVYVAGHRLPGKFTYTEACSKVHQIEMLGHEAFVWVGLHEPDEVQMKEVADVFGLHALAVEDAVCAHQRPKLERYDDTLVLVLKTVKYVPHESVALAREIVESGEVMVFVGKDFVVTVRHGEHSGLADVRKQMEADAEQLMLGPYAVMHAIADYVVDRYLEVTQLMETDIDSIEEVAFAPGRKLDIEPIYMLKREVVELRRCVNPLSAAFHRMQVENKDLISKEVRRYLRDVGDHHSAAADQIASYDDMLNSLVQAALARVGMQQNNDMRKMAAWAGILAVPTMVAAIYGMNFHFMPELDWTWGYPGVMGLMTLACLILYFQFRRNNWL, translated from the coding sequence GTGTTCGAGGGTTTCGACGCACTGCCGGAAGCGCTGCGCACGATCGCGCACGAGCCGACGCCAGAACCCCCGCCGCCGCCCCCACCCCACGAAGCCCTGGTCGACTGCGCCGTCTACGTTGCGGGGCACCGGCTGCCCGGCAAGTTCACCTACACGGAAGCCTGCAGCAAGGTGCACCAGATCGAGATGCTGGGCCACGAGGCCTTCGTCTGGGTGGGTTTGCACGAGCCCGACGAGGTCCAGATGAAGGAAGTCGCAGACGTTTTCGGCTTGCATGCGCTGGCCGTCGAGGACGCGGTGTGCGCACATCAGCGCCCCAAGCTGGAGCGCTACGACGACACCTTGGTGCTGGTGCTCAAGACGGTCAAGTACGTCCCGCACGAGTCGGTGGCGCTCGCACGCGAGATCGTGGAGAGCGGCGAGGTGATGGTCTTCGTCGGCAAGGACTTCGTGGTCACGGTCCGCCACGGCGAGCACAGCGGACTGGCGGACGTGCGCAAGCAGATGGAGGCCGACGCCGAACAACTGATGCTGGGGCCGTATGCGGTGATGCACGCGATCGCCGACTATGTCGTGGACCGCTACCTCGAGGTCACCCAGCTGATGGAAACCGACATCGACAGCATCGAGGAGGTGGCGTTCGCCCCGGGCCGCAAGCTCGACATCGAGCCGATCTACATGCTCAAGCGCGAGGTCGTCGAGCTTCGCCGCTGCGTCAACCCGCTGTCGGCCGCATTCCATCGCATGCAGGTGGAAAACAAGGATCTGATCTCCAAAGAAGTACGGCGTTATCTGCGCGACGTCGGCGACCACCACTCTGCCGCCGCCGATCAGATCGCCAGCTACGACGACATGCTCAACTCGCTGGTTCAGGCGGCGCTGGCGCGAGTTGGCATGCAGCAGAACAACGACATGCGCAAGATGGCGGCCTGGGCCGGTATCTTGGCGGTGCCCACCATGGTCGCCGCCATCTACGGCATGAACTTCCATTTCATGCCCGAGCTGGACTGGACCTGGGGTTATCCGGGTGTGATGGGCTTGATGACGCTGGCCTGCCTGATCCTGTACTTCCAATTCCGCAGGAACAACTGGCTTTAA
- a CDS encoding malate dehydrogenase: MSATPLKVAVTGAAGQIGYSLLFRLASGSLLGPDRPIELRLLEIEPALKALEGVVMELDDCAFPLLSGVQIGADANKIFDGVNLALLVGARPRGPGMERSDLLEANGAIFTAQGKALNSVAADDIRIGVTGNPANTNALIALSNAPDIPKERFSALTRLDHNRAISQLARKTGAAVTDIKKVTIWGNHSATQYPDIFHAEVGGKNAAEVVNDQAWIENDFIPTVAKRGAAIIDARGASSAASAASATVDAARSWLLGSPDGDWVSMAVFSDGSYGVPEGIVSSFPVTTKDGNWSIVQGLEIDEFSRSRIDKTTAELVEERTAVTELKLI; the protein is encoded by the coding sequence GTGAGCGCAACTCCTCTGAAGGTCGCCGTCACCGGCGCCGCCGGCCAGATCGGCTACAGCCTGCTGTTCCGCCTGGCCAGCGGCTCCCTGCTGGGACCCGACCGCCCGATCGAACTGCGGCTGCTCGAGATCGAGCCCGCGCTCAAGGCGCTCGAGGGCGTCGTGATGGAGCTCGACGACTGCGCGTTCCCGTTGCTGTCCGGCGTCCAGATCGGCGCGGACGCCAACAAGATCTTCGACGGCGTGAACCTGGCCCTGCTGGTCGGCGCGCGGCCGCGTGGCCCGGGCATGGAGCGCAGCGACCTGCTGGAGGCCAACGGCGCAATCTTCACCGCGCAGGGCAAGGCGCTCAACTCGGTTGCCGCAGACGACATTCGCATCGGCGTGACCGGTAACCCGGCCAACACCAACGCGCTGATCGCGCTCAGCAACGCTCCCGACATCCCCAAGGAGCGGTTCTCCGCGCTGACTCGCCTGGACCACAACCGGGCGATCTCGCAGCTGGCCCGCAAGACCGGTGCCGCGGTCACCGACATCAAGAAGGTGACCATCTGGGGCAACCACTCGGCGACCCAGTACCCCGACATTTTCCACGCGGAGGTCGGCGGCAAGAACGCCGCGGAGGTCGTCAACGACCAGGCCTGGATCGAGAACGACTTCATCCCGACCGTCGCCAAGCGCGGCGCGGCGATCATCGACGCGCGCGGCGCCTCGTCGGCCGCCTCGGCGGCCTCGGCCACCGTCGATGCCGCCCGCTCCTGGCTGTTGGGCAGCCCCGACGGCGACTGGGTGTCGATGGCGGTCTTCTCCGACGGCTCCTACGGCGTGCCGGAGGGCATCGTCTCGTCGTTCCCGGTGACCACCAAGGACGGCAACTGGTCCATCGTGCAGGGGCTGGAGATCGACGAGTTCTCCCGGAGCCGGATCGACAAGACCACCGCTGAGCTGGTCGAAGAGCGCACCGCGGTCACCGAGCTGAAGCTGATCTGA
- a CDS encoding suppressor of fused domain protein, with the protein MTQLLDQVRAHLRDHFANAGQWGEPDSASVTFLGTEPMEVLRFRAKDGLVQYVSLGCSRHPMGDPTEIVVDPQRGPRAEIVLRLRNPGPATGIARSLAILAASPAVDGVVLVPNALIDLGSPLWELPSQRVPFTAVLLGRSDIADLPLEPPRDPVVFLSATPITATEAAWVRLKGAEAMRQAWETDGVDVLDPNRHAAQPN; encoded by the coding sequence GTGACGCAGCTCCTGGACCAGGTACGGGCGCACCTGCGCGACCACTTCGCGAACGCCGGACAGTGGGGCGAGCCCGATTCGGCGAGCGTGACATTCCTGGGGACCGAGCCCATGGAGGTGCTGCGCTTTCGCGCGAAAGACGGCTTGGTGCAGTACGTGTCGCTGGGGTGCTCGCGCCACCCGATGGGCGATCCCACCGAGATCGTCGTCGACCCGCAGCGCGGCCCGCGCGCCGAGATCGTGCTCCGTCTGCGAAATCCCGGGCCGGCCACCGGAATTGCCCGCAGCCTGGCGATACTGGCGGCCTCGCCGGCCGTCGACGGTGTGGTGCTCGTCCCTAACGCGCTGATCGATCTCGGCTCGCCGCTGTGGGAATTGCCGTCGCAACGGGTGCCCTTCACGGCTGTTCTGTTGGGCCGCAGCGACATTGCGGATCTACCGCTCGAGCCGCCGCGCGACCCGGTGGTGTTTCTCTCCGCGACGCCGATCACCGCGACCGAGGCGGCGTGGGTGCGGCTCAAAGGCGCCGAGGCCATGCGGCAGGCCTGGGAGACCGACGGCGTCGACGTGCTGGACCCGAATCGCCACGCGGCGCAACCGAACTGA